GCGCCAGCAGGCCGCGCGCGCCCTCCCCGTGTCCGTGCTCGTGGCCATGGCCGTGACCGTGCCCGGCGGCATAGGCGCCCGGCTCCGGCTCGAACTTGGCCATCTCCTCGCTCACCTGCGCGCCCAGCCCGGCCAGCATTTCCCTGAATACCGGATCGACGCGGATGCGCAACCAGTCCGGCCCCACCTGCACTTGCGTGTGGCGGTTGCCGAGGTGGAAGGCGCAGCGCGCCAGCAGCACCGGGTCCGGGCAGCGCACCAGGTAGGTCGGCTCGGCGGCGGCGACCACGCGCACCACCAGGCCTTCGGCGCCGGTGAGCAGGTCGCCGTCGCGCAGCACGGTGCCGCGCACCAGGAACAGCGCGGCCTCGCGGCCGGACGCCAGGCGCGCGCGCAGGCGGCAGCGCTCGCGCGCGTCGTAGGGCAGCACCAGTTCGTCGTCGACGCGCACGCCGGCGGCGTCTTGCGGGGAAAGCTTGGTATGCAGGGAAGGCAGCATGATGGTCCTCGGCCGCTCGGGCTCAGAATAGGAAGTAGCGCTGCGCCAGCGGCAGCACGGCGGCGGCTTCGCACACCAGCAGGCGGCCGTCGGCGCGCACCTCGTAGGTTTCCGGGTCGACTTCCATGTGCGGGGTGGCGCCGTTGTGGACCATGTCGGCCTTGCGCAGGCCGCGCATGCCGCGCACCGGGATCACGGTTTTTTGCAAGCCCAGGCGGCGCGCCACGCCGGCGTCGTAGGCCGCCTGCGAAATGAAGGTAAACGATTTACGCAGGCCGCCGCCAAAGGCGCCGAACATCGGCCGGTAGTGCACCGGCTGCGGCGTCGGAATCGATGCGTTGGGGTCGCCCATCAGGCTGGCCGCGATCATCCCGCCCTTGAGGATCATCGACGGCTTGACGCCGAAAAAGGCCGGGCGCCACAACACGATGTCGGCGATCTTGCCCGGCTCGATCGAGCCGACCGCGTGCGCGATGCCGTGCGTGATGGCCGGGTTGATGGTGTACTTGGCGACGTAGCGCTTGACGCGGAAATTGTCATGGCGCGACGAATCCTCGGGCAATGCGCCGCGCTGCACCTTCATCTTGTGCGCGGTCTGCCAGGTGCGCAGGATGGTCTCGCCGACCCGGCCCATGGCCTGCGAGTCGGACGACATCATCGAGATCGCGCCGATGTCGTGCAGGATGTCCTCGGCGGCGATGGTCTCGCGGCGGATGCGCGATTCGGCGAAGGCGACGTCCTCGGCGATGGCCGGATCGAGGTGGTGGCAGACCATCAGCATGTCGAGGTGCTCGTCGAGCGTGTTGACGGTAAACGGGCGGGTCGGGTTGGTCGACGACGGCAGCACGTTGGCCTGGCCGACCGCGGCGATGATGTCGGGCGCATGGCCGCCGCCCGCGCCTTCGGTGTGGAAGGTGTGGATGGTGCGGTCCTTGAACGCGCCCAGGGTCGACTCCAGGAAGCCGGCCTCGTTGAGCGTGTCCGAATGCAGCGCCACCTGCACGTCCATGCGCTCGGCCACCGCCAGGCAGTTGTCGATCGCGGCCGGCGTGCTGCCCCAGTCCTCGTGCAGCTTGAGGCCGATGGCGCCGGCCTCGATCTGTTCTTCCAGCGGACGCGGATGGCTGACGTTGCCCTTGCCCAGGAAACCCAGGTTCATCGGGAAGGCGTCGGCCGCCAGCAGCATCGATTCGATGTGCCAGGCGCCCGGGGTGCAGGTGGTGGCGGCGGTGCCCACCGCCGGCCCGGTGCCGCCGCCCAGCATGGTGGTCACGCCCGACATCAGGGCTTCCTCGATCTGCTGCGGGCAGATGAAGTGGATGTGGCTGTCGATGGCGCCGGCGGTGACGATCATGCCCTCGCCGGCGATGATCTCGGTGGCGCCGCCGATGGCCATCGTCACGCCCGGCTGGATGTCCGGGTTGCCGGCCTTGCCGATCCCGGCGATGAGGCCATCCTTGATGCCGATGTCGGCCTTGACGATGCCCCAGTGGTCGACGATGACGGCGTTGGTGATGACGGTATCCATCACGCCGGCGCGCGGCAGCTGCGACTGGCCCATGCCGTCGCGGATCACCTTGCCGCCGCCGAATTTCACCTCTTCGCCGTAGATCGCGTGGTCGCGCTCGATCTCGATGACCAGCTCGGTATCCGCCAGGCGGATGCGGTCGCCGGTCGTGGGGCCGTACATGTCGGCATAGGCCCGGCGTGTGATCGATGCCATTCAGTGTTCTCCGGAAGATGGGACCGGCGCGGCCGCGCTGTCGGGTGCGGCCGCGGGTGCGGCTGGGGGCGCCGGGTCGGCATGCGCGGGCAGGCTGCCCATCACGCGCCCCTGGAAGCCGACCGCCACGCGCCCGCCGGCCAGCGCCACCAGTTCCACCGTGCGGCGCTGGCCCGGCTCGAAGCGCACCGCGGTGCCGGCGGCGATGTTCAGGCGCATGCCGAGCGCGCATGCGCGGTCGAATTGCAGCGCGTCGTTGACTTCGTAGAAATGGTAGTGCGAGCCGACCTGGATCGGGCGGTCGCCGGCATTCGCCACCGTCAGCGTCAGCACGGCGCGGCCGGCGTTGATGACGACGTCACCGTCCTCGATGAAGTATTCTCCCGGGATCATGCGAGCTCCGGCACCAGCAGCGACTTGTAGTAGATGGCGCTGGGCCGCAACTGCCCGCCCGGCGTGGCCGCGTAGCCGGGCACCTCGCCCACGCGCGTGTAGCCGAGGTCGTGGACCAGGTGCTCGGCGCCGCAGCCGGCCTCGGTGTCCAGGCACAGCAGGCCGCGCTGCAGCGCGCGCGCCTCGGCCTCCACCGCGCGCAGCAGCACGCTGCCGATGCCGCGCCGGCGCGCGCGGCGGTGCACCATCAGCTTCTGCACCTCGGCGCGGTGGCTGCCGTCGGGACGCCGGCACAGGTCGAGCTGCACGCTGCCGAGCAGCGCGCCGTCCTGGACCGCCGCCAGCAGCACGCGCGCACCGTCGGCCACGGCGCCGCGCACGCCGCGCCAGTAGTCATCGGCCTCGTCCGCACCGATGCCGGACAGGAAGCCGAGGGAGGCGCCGCCGCCGACCGCATCCAGCAGCAGCTGCGCCAGTTGGGGAAGCGCCGCGTCGACGGCGCGCGCATCGAGTTTCTGGATCTTCATGGTGTCATCGCCCGTTCGAGGCATCGCTAGGGAATCGGATTGTGGACGGTCACCAGCTTGCTGCCGTCCGGGAAGGTGGCTTCGACCTGGATTTCCGGGATCATCTCCGGCACGCCCTCCATCACGTCGGCGCGCGCCAGCACGGTGGCGCCCTCGCTCATCAGTTCGGCCACGCTGCGCCCGTCGCGCGCGCCTTCCATGATGGCGGCCGTGATCAGGGCCACCGCTTCCGGGTAGTTCAGCTTCAGTCCGCGCGCGCGGCGGCGTTCGGCCAGCAGTGCGGCGGTGAAGATCAGCAGCTTGTCTTTTTCGCGTGGGGTCAGGTCCATGTCGTTCCATCGGTATCAGGTATGCCAGATGCGCGGCACGCAGGCCGGCCGTCCCAGCAGGTGCGGGCGCAGCGCCTGCCACACGCGCTGCAGGCTGGCGCGCGCGGCCTCGCCGTCGTCGCCCAGGTGGCGCGCCACGAACACCGATTTCACCTGGCTCAGGCCGAGCGCCGGGTCGCCCGCGCGCAGGTCGGCCAGCAGCGCCGCCGGCAGCGGCGCGCCCACCGCGACCAGGGTGGCGCACACGCTGCGCCCGCCCAGGCCGAGCGGGCTGCGCATGGCGTCGCCGCCGTACAGCGTGCCCTGCTCCCACCACACCAGCCGCCCGCCCTGGCGGATGCGGGTGCGCTGGCGCACCCGGCCGCTGCGGAAGGTCTCGCCGCAGGCGCGGCGGCCGAAGCACAGGATCTCGCTGCCGATGTAGCGTGCGCCCGGCGCCAGGTCGACCTCGTGTTCCAGCACCACGTCGGCATCGTCGTAGAAAATGGTTTCCTGCGGCAGCCACTCGATGGCGGCGCCGGGGCCGGCCGTGAGCACCACGTTCTGGCGCGACACGCGGCCGTTGGCGCGGTACCACTTGGCGGCGCCGGGGGTGGTGGCCAGCACTTCGGCGGCGGCGCCGGCGTCCAGCGCCAGGTCGAGGCGGTCGCCGCCGACCACGCCGCCGGGCGGATGCACTACGATCACGTGGCAGGTGCGCGGTCCTTCCGGATACAGCGCCTTTTGCACGCGCAGCGGGCCGCGGTGCGCGCGTCCGCTCAGGCGGGTGGTGCCGCCGTCGTCGTCGAAGCGCAGGCGCAGGCTGGCGTGCCAGGCGCCGGCATCGTGGGAAGGGGTGGAATCGGGAAAATCGCGCATGCTTGTGCTACAGCAGGAAGCATGCCAAGCTCATAACATGGGTTGTCGATGCGCTTCAGGCGCTGCCGGCGATGACGATGCACCAGCGCGGCAATCGAGGGACGATGAGCGCACCAGAGCGGTGCATCACAGAATAAGCCAGAAAAGCGAGCCGGAGCGGCCCGTCGGTTCAACCGCGGCGGTGCGGGCGGCGCGGCAGCTGACGACGCGTCGCGCGCGCCGCGCGCAGCTTGTCGGCGGCGCGCTTCCACACCACCAGTTCGCAGCCCGCCGCCAGGAACAGCGCGCACTGGGCCGGCGTGCCCAGGCCGATCGCGTACAGGACCACGGCGGCGAGGATGAAGACGAATGTGCTTGCATGCGGCATGGTGTCACCTTTCAGTTCGGAGCGATGGTTCATCCTGCCACAGCCTGCACTTGCCTGCAATCACGATTCGTTGCGTGCGAGCGCATCCCAGGCATTTTCCGTGCTCAGAAAGATACAGCCGCTCAGCTGACTTGATAATGCCGAATCCTTCAAGCGGTCCATCACCGGTCCCTTGACCTCGGCCAGGTGCAGCGCGACGCCGCGCGCCGCCAGGGTGCCGTTCAATTCCAGCAGCGCGAACAAAGCCGAGGTATCGATCGCGTTCACCGCCGACAGCACCAGCACCAGGTGGCGCGCCGCCCCGTGCGCCGCCAGTTCTTCCTCGATGCGCGTGGTCACCGCCTCGATATTCCCGAAGAACAGGCCGGCGTCGACGCGCAGCAGCAGCACCGGCGCCGCGGTCTCGGCCGGATAGCGGCGCACGTTGCGGAAGTGCTGGGTGCCGGCGATCCGTCCCAGCACGGCGATGTGGGGCCGGCTCTCGCGCCAGACCATCGCGCCCAGCGACAGCAGCAGCCCGAGCACCACGCCGGCCTCGACGCCCAGCAGCAGCACGCCGCCGCCGGTGGCGACCAGGGCCAGCGCGTCGGCGCGGTCGTAGCGCCAGGCGGTGCGCAGCGTATCCAGTTCCAGCATGCCCAGCACGGCGACGATGATGGTGGCGGCCAGCACCGGCAGCGGCAGGTGCGCCAGCCAGCCGGTGGGCGACACCAGCGCCGCCGCCAGCAGCAGCGAGGCGACCACCCCGGCCAGCTGGGTGCGGGCGCCGGCGGCGAAGTTCACGGCCGAGCGCGACAGGCTGCCGGTGACCGGAAAGCCGCCGCTCAGCGCGCTGCCGATGTTGGCCAGGCCGAGCCCGAGCAGTTCGCGGTCGGTGTGCAGCTTTTCGGCGCGCTTGAGGGCCAGCGCCTGGGCGCCGGACATGGCGATCAGGAAGCTCATGAAGCCGATCAGGAGCGCCGGCTTGGCCAGCGGCTGCCAGTACCAGGCCGACGGCGCCAGCGCGAAGTGCGGCAGGCCGGACGGCACCGCGCCGATGGTGCGCACCCCGTGCCGCTCCAGCCCGAGCGCGGCGCTCAGGACCATCGACGCGCCCACCAGCAGCATCGGCGCCAGGCGCGCGCCGACGTCGGCCGCGCCCGGCGCCAGGCCCAGGCGGCGCAGCAGCGCCGCGCCATGGCGGCGCGCCAGCAGCAGGATGGCCAGCGCGCCGAGGCCGAGCGCCGCGCTGGGGCCGTGCAGCAGCGCGGCCGGGTGCGCCAGGCGGTCCAGGCCGAGCGGCACGCCGAGCAGCGTGTCGAGCTGGCCGAGCGCGATCACGATGGCCGAACCGAGCGTGAAGCCGTTCATCACCGGGCGCGAAAAGAAATTGGCGAGGAAGCCCACGCGCAGCAGGCCGCAGGCCAGCAGCACCAGGCCGGACAGCAGCGCCAGCTGCGCCGCCAGGGACACGTACAGGCTGCCGCCGGCTTCGGCCAGCGGCGCCAGCGCGGATGCCGTCATCAGGGAGATGATCGCCATCGGCCCCACCGACTGGGTGGCGCTGGTGCCGAACAGCGCGTACAGCAGCGCCGGGGCGATGCTGGCGTACAGGCCGGCCACCGGCGGCAATCCGGCCACCAGCGCGTACGCCATGCCCTGCGGGATCATCATCATGGCGACGATGATGCCGGCGCAGAGGTCGCCGCCCAGGTCGGCGCGGCGGTAGTGCCGGAGCCAGTCGAGCGGCCCCAGTCCCGGCCGCGGACCCGTCACTGCATCGCCAGTTCGACGCAATTGCGGCCGGCGCGCTTGGCGCGCGCCAGCGCCGCGTTCACGCGCTGCACCAGCGAGTCGCCGCTCTCCTGCTCGCCCAGCTGGGCCACGCCCAGGCTGACCGTGACGTGGTCGGCGCCCGGCACCTCGGCCTGCTCGATGGCCAGGCGGATCTTCTCGGCCATCTTGAGGGCGTCGATGGCGCTGGTGTGCGGCGCGATGATCTGGAATTCCTCGCCGCCGGAGCGCACCAGCAGGTCGCTGCTGCGCAGCACGGCGCGCGCGGCGTCGGCCACGCTGCGCAGCACCACGTCGCCGACCGGGTAGCCGAAGTTGTCGTTGATGGCCTTGAAGCGGTCGATGTCGAAGGCGACCAGCGCCAGCGGCACGCGGTAGCGGCGCGCGCGCCGGATTTCCTTTTCCAGCAGTTCCTCGCCGTGGCGGCGGTTGGCGATGCCGGTCAGGGCGTCGGTGGTCGAAATATAGGTCAGCCTGGCCAGCAGCTGCTCGTTTTCCAGCGCCAGCTCGGCGCCGTGCAGGCCCTGCGCCGCCAGTTCCGCCACGTCGAGCAGGGTGGCGAAATCCTCTTGGGACAGCGGGCGCGCGCGCTCGAACAGCAGCGACAGTGCGCCGCGCGCCATGCCGGGGCCGTCGGCCGGAATCGCGATGCCGGCCGCCATCGCCACGCCATGCGCGCGCAAGGTGTCGGCCATGCCCGGCTCGCCGGCCTGGCCGAGCGTGTCGAGCAGCGCCAGTTCGCCGGTGGCGGCCGCCAGCAGGCCCGGGAAGGCGTGCCGCAGCGGCGCCTGCAGCAGGCCGTGGCTGCGTCCCAGCAGCGTGGCCAGCGACAGGCCCTCGGGGCCGTGCTGGGCATCCAGCTGCAAGTCGCCGTCCGGCTTCAGGTGGAACAGCGCCGCATGCAGCACGCCCGGCCAGTCGGCCAGCGCGCGGCACAGGCGCTCGCCCAGGTCCTGGCTGTCGACGGCGGCGCGCACCGCCTGCCCGGCGCGGGTGCGCAGGGCCAGCAGGTCGCGCAGCGCAGCCGCATCGGCGCCGTCCGCGCCGGCTGCGGCGAGCGCGCCCGCCACGGCCTGGTGCAGCGCCGGCGCTTCGATCGGCGTGATCGCATACGAAGCCGGCCCGAAGGCCATCAACGCCGGCACCCAGGCCGCGCCGGCGCAGGGACACAGCAGCAGCACCGGCGCGCCGCGGCGCAGCGCCACCAGTTCGCCCAGCGCGGCCAGGTCGATGCTCTGCTCGAAGCGCTCCAGGTCGATCACCAGCAGGTCGACCCGGCTGGCCGCGTCCTGCCCCTCGGATGCCACGACCAGCGCGCGCGCCGCCTCGACGCCGTCGGCCAGAGCCAGCCGTGCGAACAGGCCGGCGCCGGCGGCCTCGAACTCGGCGCGCCGCTGCGCCATCGGATTCAGGTAGACGGCGCAGCGTCCTCCATCGGCAACCGTTCCTGCTCCTGCTTCTCCAACCTGCCCGGCTTGCTGCGACATCATCGACTCCTGGAATACGCGAATACACAAGCGAGTTTGCCATAAAGCACCCCGCGCGCCAAATGCCCGCTTGTGTGTGTAAGCGCACCGTCCACATGCGCGGTCCCGTCCAATACTGGAACGATTACGAACAGTCTCGAACGAGGAGCACGACATGGCACACCAGGACGACGTGGCGAACAAGCAGAAGGCGATCCAGAACCGCCAGGACCAGCACGACGGCAACATGCAGAAAGGCAGCGAGGACAGCGGCGCCGCCCAGACCGGCGTGCGCCAGCCCGAGGGCGACTTCCCGGCCCAGCACCTGGCCAAGCCGGGCCTGGAAGCGCAGATGGCGCTCAAGCCGAAGTTCATGGCGGAGCAATACAAGGGCAGCGGCAAGCTGGCCGGCCAGGTGGCCATCGTCACCGGCGGCGATTCCGGCATCGGACGCGCGGTGGCGATCCTGTTCGCGCGCGAAGGCGCCGACGTCGCCATCCTGTACCTGAACGAGCACGAGGACGCGGCCGAGACCCAGCGCTACATCGAGGCCGAGGGCCAGCGCTGCGTCACCGTCGCCGGCGACGTCAAGGACATGGACTTCTGCCAGCAGGCGGTGGACCAGGTCGTGGCCGAGTTCGGCCGCCTGGACGTGCTGGTGAATAACGCGGCCTTCCAGGAACACGCCGATTCGCTGCTCGACCTGACCGAGGACCGCTTCGACGAGACCATGAAGACCAACATCTATGGCTACTTCCACATGGCCAAGGCCTGCCTGCCGCACCTGAAGCGCGGCGCCGCCATCGTCAACACCGGCTCGGTCACCGGCCTGAAGGGTTCCAAGAAACTGCTGGACTACTCGACCACCAAGGGCGCGATCCACGCCTTCACCATGTCGCTGGCGGCCAACCTGCTGGACCAGGGCATCCGCGTGAATGCCGTCGCCCCGGGTCCGGTGTGGACGCCGCTGAACCCGGCCGACCAGTCGCCGGAGGATATCGCCAAGTTCGGCCAGAGCACCACCTTCGGCCGCCCGGCCCAGCCGGAAGAACTGTCGCCGGCCTACGTCTACCTGGCGTCGAGCGTGTGCTCCGGCTACGTGACCGGCGTGGTGCTGCCGATCACCGGCACCGTCGGCGAATAAGGACGCCGGCATGCCACGCACCATGTGGAAGGGCGCGATCAGCTTCGGGCTGGTGCACATCCCGGTCGAGATGGTTCCCGCAGTTAGCGACCATGGCCTCGACCTGAGCATGCTCGACCGGCGCGACTTCGCGCCGATCGGCTTCAAGCGCTACAACAAGAACACCGGCAAGGAAGTCGCCTGGGACGACATCGTCAAGGGCTACGAGTACAGCGACGGCGAATACGTGGTGCTGTCCGACGAAGACCTGCGGCGCGCCAATCCGGAAGCCACCCAGACCATCGACATCCTGGCCTTCGTCAACGCCGACCAGGTGCCGCTGATCTACTACGAGCAGCCCTACTACCTCTCTCCCGGCAAGGGCGGCGACAAGGTGTACGCGCTGCTGCGCGAGGCCCTGCGTGAAGTCGGCAAGATCGGCATCGCCAACGTCGTCATCCGCGTCAAGCAGCACCTGGCGGCGCTGGTGTGCGTGGGCGACACCATCGTGCTGAACACACTGCGCTACCCGGACGAGATCCGCCCCACCGACGAGCTGCGCATCCCGGGCCAGGACAGCAAGGCATCCCGGCTGACCGAGAAGGAACTGCAGATGGCCAAGGCGCTGGTCGAAGGCATGAGCGAGAAGTGGAAGCCGCAGCAGTACCACGACAGCTACCGCGAAGACCTGATGGCGCTGGTCAAGAAGAAGATCGAAGCCAACCAGACCAAGACCCTCACCGCGCCCGAACCGGAGGAAGCGAAGCCGGCCAAGGCCGACGTGATCGACCTGGTGGCGCTGCTGCAGGCCAGCCTGGGCAAGAAGCCGTCCAGGGCGGCGCCGGACGACGACGGCGACGACGATCCGCCGCCGCGCAGGTCGCGCAAGCCCGATGCGGACGAAAACGAGGAGGACGACGGCGACGCGCCGCCGCCGCGCGCGCGCAAGCAGGCGTCTGCAAGCGGCGCGCATGCGAACGCAGTGCCGGCCAAGCGCGCTGCGGCCAAGACGGTAGCGTCAAAAACCGTGGCAAAAAAAAGCGTGACGACGAAAGGCGCGGTGGCGAAGAACGCGCCCGCCAAGCGCGCCGCCGGCGCCGGCACGGCAAGCACTAGCAAGACCGCAGCCGCCGACAAGGCGCCGGCGCGGCGCAGGAAGGCGGCCTGAGTGGATTGGGATACCGTGATCGACTTTTTGCAGTGGCCGGCGATGCTGGTCACCCTGGCCGCCGCCTTCCTGGTCGGCGCACGCCGCGCCAACCGGCGCATCGTCGGCTTCTATGCCTTCATCCTGAGCAACCTGCTGTGGATCGTGTGGGGCGTGCATGACAAGGCATGGGCGCTGATCGCGCTGCAGGCCGGGTTGTTCGCCATGAACGTGCGTGGGATCGTGAGGAACGACACGCAGGGGGCGTGACGATCCCTGCGCCGCATGAGGCGTCGTCCCCGCGCAGGCGGGGACCCATGTTGAGCTTCCAGAAATGGCGCACTGAAAAACATCGCCGCCGCGTTGACTTTCGCGGTTTCTGTAGCTCAGTATGGGTCCCCGCCTGCGCGGGGACGACGGTGTTTCAGCGTCCCGCACATGACCGGCATGCCTACTTCTTCGCTGCCTTGAACCCCAGTACCTTCATCGCCCTGGTCAAGGTCGTCGCGCTCTCGGCGTAATCCGCCCACGGCGCGTTCCCTTCTTCCAGCCGCGCCTGCACCGTGCCGACGGTCCAGTGCGCGCCCGACGTCAATCCGGCCAGCTCTTCCCAACGCACCGGCACCGAGATGCCCAGTCCCGGCCGCACGCGCGGCGACCAGGCCGACACCGTGGTGGCGCCGCGCCCGTTGCGCAGGTAGTCGATGAACACGCGGCCGACGCGATTCCTGGCGCCGCTCTTGCCCGAGAAGCGTTCCGGCAGCGTCTTCGCCAGGTGGTTCACCACCGCGTGCGAGAAATCCTTGACCGTGTCCCAGTCCAGCCTGGGCTTGAGCGGCACCACCATGTGCAGGCCCTTGCCGCCGCTGGTCTTGAGGAAGGGCGTCAAGCCCAGCTCCTGCAGAAAGGCGCGCATCAGCTGGGCGGCTTCCTGCACCGCCGTCCACGCCACGCCCTCGCCCGGATCGAGGTCGAACACGATGCGATCCGGCTTCTCGTAATGCGCGCCGGTGGCGTTCTGGCTATGGATCTCGACCACGTTCCACTGCGCCGCCGACAGCAAGCCCTCGACGCCGGCGAGCTGCATCATGCTCGGATGCTCGGGGTCGAGCGCACGGTCCATCTGGATCACGCCCGGCATCTTGCGCGTGTCGACGACGTGCTTCTGGAAGAACAGTTCGCCGCCCACGCCCTCGGGCGCGCGCACCAGCGACACCGGCCGCCCTTCCAGATGCGCCATCATCAGCGGCCCGACCAACGCGTAATAGCGCGCCAGGCCGGCCTTGGTGACGCCGCTGTCGGCATCCATCACGCGCTCGCCGTGGGTCAGCTTGAAGCCGGCCGGCAGCGCGGCGCCGGCTTCGCTGCCAGCCGCATCCGCATCCGCATCCGCCTGGACCGTGTCCGGCGCGGCCGCCGCGCCGCCGTCCTGCACATGCCCGGCGTGCTCGCGCACCACGCTGCGCGCCGGCTTGTCCTCGCGCAGGCCCTGGAATACCGGATGGCGGATCAGGCCGGCCACGGTCCATGCCGAGAAGCTGACCTCGGCCACCAGTTCCGGCTTCACCCAGTGCTTGCCGCGTCCCGGCACCGCGCGCGGCGGGAACGGGTCGGCGTCGGTCTCGATCGCGTCCAGGACGTCGCGCAAGTGGCGCAGCGAGGCGCCATTGAAGCCGCTGCCGACGTGGCCGGCGTAGCGCAGCACGCCCTCGGCGTCGTAATACCCCAGCAGCAGCGAGCCGATGCCGCTGCGCGCGCCCTGCGGATCGGTAAAGCCGCCGATCACGAATTCCTGGCGCAGGCCGCATTTCAGCTTGATCCATTCGGGCGAGCGGCGCGTCAGGTAGCGCGAATCGCGGCGCTTGCCGATCACGCCTTCCAGGCCGATGCGGCAAGCCGCCACCACCAGCTGGCCGGGATCGGTGCCGAATTCGGCGGAAAAGCGCACCGTCTCCGATGCCTTGTGCGCCAGCGCCCGCTCCAGC
The genomic region above belongs to Massilia forsythiae and contains:
- the ligD gene encoding DNA ligase D translates to MPDALEQYKSKRDFSITSEPAEGGRAGTDALTFVIQKHWATRLHYDFRLELDGTMKSWAVPKGPSFDTRDKRMAVHVEDHPISYADFEGTIPAHQYGAGKVIIWDKGTWEPVGDPRAGYAKGEIKFAIHGHKLHGRWVLVRMKPRAGERQEAWLLIKERDDYARPAAEYSVIDAMPDSVKDLPMPAGPGEQAAADAKLAELKAEDEKAGAGPAKPAKRRTAKATKEKAGEGAAAVAKDESADAAPAGAAPAKGRKKVAAKADGMPAGAVAAELPATLSPELATLVDGPPPQPEEWLYEIKFDGYRMLARVQGDDVRLVTRNGNDWTGKLDLLHKELLRLRLPDGWYDGEIVVHDEHGKPNFNLLQLAFDADSRAQIVYFLFDIPYFQGHDLRQVRLDARRPLLERALAHKASETVRFSAEFGTDPGQLVVAACRIGLEGVIGKRRDSRYLTRRSPEWIKLKCGLRQEFVIGGFTDPQGARSGIGSLLLGYYDAEGVLRYAGHVGSGFNGASLRHLRDVLDAIETDADPFPPRAVPGRGKHWVKPELVAEVSFSAWTVAGLIRHPVFQGLREDKPARSVVREHAGHVQDGGAAAAPDTVQADADADAAGSEAGAALPAGFKLTHGERVMDADSGVTKAGLARYYALVGPLMMAHLEGRPVSLVRAPEGVGGELFFQKHVVDTRKMPGVIQMDRALDPEHPSMMQLAGVEGLLSAAQWNVVEIHSQNATGAHYEKPDRIVFDLDPGEGVAWTAVQEAAQLMRAFLQELGLTPFLKTSGGKGLHMVVPLKPRLDWDTVKDFSHAVVNHLAKTLPERFSGKSGARNRVGRVFIDYLRNGRGATTVSAWSPRVRPGLGISVPVRWEELAGLTSGAHWTVGTVQARLEEGNAPWADYAESATTLTRAMKVLGFKAAKK